One window of Cervus elaphus chromosome 6, mCerEla1.1, whole genome shotgun sequence genomic DNA carries:
- the LOC122696384 gene encoding placenta-specific gene 8 protein-like, translated as MNPVVSQPGYGSVVSASSDWQTGTFDCFDDIGICLCGAFCPLCLSCQIASDMNEFCLCGSSVAMRTMYRTRYGIPGSICKDFLCLAFLPHCALCQLKRDIEKRKAMNAL; from the exons ATGAACCCAGTTGTCTCGCAGCCAGGTTATGGCTCGGTGGTCTCGGCGTCTAGTGACTGGCAAACCGGCACCTTTGACTGCTTTGATGACATAGGGATCT GTCTCTGTGGGGCCTTCTGTCCCCTGTGCCTTTCGTGTCAGATCGCCTCTGACATGAACGAATTCTGCCTGTGCGGATCAAGTGTCGCCATGAGGACAATGTATCGGACCCGATACGGCATCCCG GGATCCATTTGTAAAGATTTCCTGTGTCTGGCATTTTTACCACACTGTGCCCTTTGCCAACTCAAGCGAGAtattgaaaagagaaaagcaatgaatGCTTTATAA
- the LOC122696383 gene encoding LOW QUALITY PROTEIN: pyridine nucleotide-disulfide oxidoreductase domain-containing protein 1-like (The sequence of the model RefSeq protein was modified relative to this genomic sequence to represent the inferred CDS: inserted 2 bases in 1 codon; substituted 1 base at 1 genomic stop codon): MEAPCSPPTAGKFIVVGGGIAGVTCAEQLAINFPSEDILLITASPVIKAVTNFKQVSKVLEEFDVEEQPSTMLENRFPNIKVIESGVKQLKSKEHCILTEDGNQHIYKKLCLCAGAKPKLICEGNPYVLGIRDTDSAQXYEIEGCEVIWVIKDKAIGNTFFDAGAAEFLTSKLIDEKPEAKIAXKRTRYTTEGRKKEAQTGANAGNIGSALGPDWHEGLDLKGTKEFSHKIHIETMCEVKKIYLQEEFRISEKKSLSFPRDHHDQSVTTDKEIWPVYVELTNEKIFGCDFIVSATGVTPNTEPFLCGNNFDVGEDGGLKVDDHMHTSLPDIYAAGDICTASWHPSPVWQQMRLWTQARQMGWYAAKCMATASVGESIDMDFSFELFAHVTKFFNYKVVLLGKYNAQGLGSNHELLLRCTKGQEYIKAVLQNGRMMGAVLIGETDLEETFENLILNQMNLSAYGGNLLDPNIDIEDYFD, translated from the exons ATGGAGGCTCCGTGCTCGCCCCCGACGGCGGGGAAGTTCATTGTGGTCGGCGGTGGCATCGCGGGTGTCACGTGTGCGGAGCAGTTGGCAATTAATTTTCCATCAGAAGATATTCTCCTGATAACAGCTTCTCCTGTTATTAAAGCGGTTACAAATTTCAAGCAG GTTTCTAAAGTATTGGAAGAATTTGATGTTGAAGAACAACCAAGTACCATGTTAGAAAATCGCTTTCCCAACATTAAGGTTATAGAATCTGGAGTGAAGCAACTAAAGAGCAAAGAGCATTGCATTTTAACTGAAGATGGCAATCAGCATATTTATAAGAAGCTCTGTCTGTGTGCTGGAGCAAAACCAAAATTGATATGTGAAGGAAATCCTTATGTGTTAGGAATCCGTGATACAGACAGTGCACA GTATGAAATTGAAGGCTGTGAAGTAATTTGGGTCATTAAAGATAAAGCAATTGGGAATACTTTCTTCGATGCAGGAGCAGCTGAATTCTTGACTTCAAAGCTCATTGATGAAAAACCAGAGGCTAAAATTGCATGAAAAAGAACCAGATATACAACTGAAGGACGGAAAAAGGAAGCACAAACCGGAGCTAATGCTGGTAACATAGGCAGCGCCCTGGGACCCGACTGGCATGAAGGGCTGGATCTTAAAGGAACAAAAGAGTTTTCTCATAAAATTCACATTGAAACCATGTGTGAAGTAAAGAAAATTTACCTTCAGGAAGAATTTAGAATTTCTGAGAAAAAATCCTTGTCTTTTCCAAGAGACCATCATGATCAGTCAGTTACTACTGACAAAGAGATATGGCCTGTATATGTGGAATTGACCAATGAAAAGATATTTGGCTGCGATTTCATTGTCAGTGCTACAGGAGTTACACCAAATACAGAACCTTTTCTCTGTGGCAACAATTTTGATGTAGGAGAAGACGGTGGCCTGAAGGTGGATGACCACATGCACACGTCCCTTCCTGACATCTACGCCGCAGGTGATATTTGCACGGCCTCCTGGCATCCCAGCCCTGTGTGGCAACAGATGAGGCTGTGGACCCAGGCTAGGCAGATGGGCTGGTATGCGGCAAAGTGCATGGCTACAGCTAGCGTGGGAGAGTCCATTGACATGGATTTCAGCTTTGAACTTTTCGCTCATGTAACAAAATTTTTTAACTATAAGGTTGTATTACTGGGAAAATACAATGCACAGGGCTTGGGTTCAAACCATGAACTACTGCTGAGGTGTACCAAAGGGCAGGAGTACATCAAAGCCGTCCTGCAGAACGGGCGAATGATGGGCGCCGTCTTAATTGGTGAGACTGACTTagaagaaacatttgaaaatttaattttaaaccaGATGAACCTTTCAGCATATGGAGGAAATCTGCTGGATCCAAATATTGATATAGAAGATTATTTTGACTAG